The following are encoded in a window of Gammaproteobacteria bacterium genomic DNA:
- a CDS encoding hypothetical protein (Evidence 5 : Unknown function): protein MYAFSHLGIQEYFAAQALATGLEFFDENKWREFSTLPALHETFSIYFELMSTKKLAKHSVDQLFGATNLRVG from the coding sequence ATGTACGCATTTAGCCATCTGGGTATTCAAGAGTATTTCGCCGCTCAGGCATTGGCAACAGGGCTAGAGTTCTTCGATGAAAATAAATGGCGAGAATTCTCCACGCTACCTGCTTTGCATGAAACTTTTAGCATCTATTTTGAATTGATGTCTACCAAGAAGTTGGCGAAGCATAGTGTTGATCAGCTTTTCGGTGCTACTAACCTGCGCGTTGGTTAG